The Desulfovibrio sp. JC022 genomic sequence GGGGCAGATTGTGGATCAGGTCCGGGTACTCAAGCCACGTTTTGTGGATGTCTCCCGTTCCATGGGTGATCAGGCCGATAGTGCTGAGCAGATCAGTGATGCCATGGGTGACCTCAGTGAAACCGCTGCCGGAACTACGGAATATCTCGAAGAATTTAAGCGTACAGTGGCGAGCCTGAACTATACCGTCCAGAGTCTGACCGGTGCTGTAGACGGCTTCCAGACTGTTGAGGATGATTTTTTCTCCTCATCGGACGAAAAGGAAGATCCTGCAAAGGATAAAAGTGAATCGGAGCCGGAGAATTAACACAGTTGTAACGGTTCCGCCTTAATCCGTACCAATGTTACAGGTAAGGTCCGTCCAAAAGGAGAACATTGTGTCAGTTGAGAAAATACTGGTCGTAGAAGACCATAATGATACTATCGAGTTGCTTAAGTACAACCTGACCTCTTCCGGTTACGAGGTTGTAACTGCCATGGACGGTCACAAGGCTCTGGATCAGGCCGGAAAAGAGAATCCTGACTTGATTTTGCTGGATCTCATGCTGCCCGGTATTGACGGGCTTGAGGTCTGCCGCAGGTTGAAGCAGGAAGTCGCCACCCAGCATATCCCGGTGGTCATGCTCACCGCCAAGGGTGAGGAAGTGGACCGGGTTGTGGGGCTTGAGCTTGGTGTGGACGATTATATCGTTAAACCGTTCAGCCCTCGTGAACTGGTCCTGCGGGTCAAGGCAGTACTGCGCCGCAGTAGTGAAGTGCCTGAACCGCGCCGTCCCGGAAAATGGAACAGGGAAGGGCTTTCCGTGGATTTTGAAGCCCATACTGTGGAATGCGACGGTGATCTCGTGGCCCTGACCGCCACTGAGTTCAAGCTCTTTTCCGAGCTGTTGCAGCATGAAGGCAAGGTGCGTACCCGTGACCACCTGCTTGATACTGTTTGGGATACCCATTTTGAAGGATATTCCAGAACCGTGGATACTCATATCCGCAGACTGCGTCAGAAACTGGGGCCTTACGCCGATTATATCGAAACCGTGCGCGGTGTCGGTTACCGTTTCAAACATTCTTAGGTCCGGTTTGAACGATAAATCCAAGGCCGTCCTGTTGATGGCCGCCACGGCCTTGATCTGGAGTTCCGGGGGACTGGCGATCAAGCTGGTGGACTGGAATCCCATGGCGATCACCGGGGTGCGCAGCGTGCTGGCGGCATTGACCTTGGCTGTTC encodes the following:
- a CDS encoding response regulator, which codes for MSVEKILVVEDHNDTIELLKYNLTSSGYEVVTAMDGHKALDQAGKENPDLILLDLMLPGIDGLEVCRRLKQEVATQHIPVVMLTAKGEEVDRVVGLELGVDDYIVKPFSPRELVLRVKAVLRRSSEVPEPRRPGKWNREGLSVDFEAHTVECDGDLVALTATEFKLFSELLQHEGKVRTRDHLLDTVWDTHFEGYSRTVDTHIRRLRQKLGPYADYIETVRGVGYRFKHS